ATGAGCAGTTGTTGCAGATGAGAatatttcttttggttttgattaTTCCAGTGCATTCTTTCTTAAAGCTTTCTCTGAAGGTTCCAGTCCATTGGTTCAAGTTTCTGCTGATTTATTAGATGAGCCTTTGTCAAAAGATGCTGGCACTAGAGAACCTGTTTGCCAAAGTGCATCAAGCCTATCTTCGGAAGTGACTGCGTCACCATGTTCTGTGTTCTGTTACGGTCTAGAAGGCAACCAAATCTCACAGGACTTTATGAATCCGTATGAAAAATCTGAGGACCTTGCAGAATACACATCTGGAGGACGTAATGATTTGAATGCTAAAAATGGAATTGCTTTTGTAAACATTGACTCCTATGAGCCAGATAGCAGtgatggagaggaagaggatgcTCAATACAAATGTTCTTGGATAAGAGAAGCAGCAGGTCTAATTCAGGGAAGACTAGATAACATACTTTGCCAGTGTGAAAAAGAGGTGGAGTCTTTTAGTGACTTACAGTCCCGACTGTCTGCTTTTGACCGCAGCATTTATAGAGAAAATTGTGAAGAAGCAGGACCAATGCCTTTGGCATGTCCAAACAATAGGACACTTAAATCTGCTGAAGATGAAGCTATACCAAAAATTAGCCTGAGTGGTGACAGTTATGAAACACAGCAGATAAAACATATAGTGGATGTTGGAATTGGAAGCTCCCTACCAGTTGCTGGTGTATTAAACGTCAGTGATGGAGAGACTGACGAAGAAAATTCACCTGAGCTAGTAGTGAGACctaaaattagaaaacaaaatactgcaaaacagctggagagagaaaacCATCTCCCTAGTGATGATGAAGAGGAAAGTGATTCCTGGAGCAGAATTGGAATTGCTGATATCCAGCAATGCCATCCTGAGTGTCCCTTGAGAGATGGCAAGGAAGAGATGAATTCTGGTTTGTTCTTTCTCTCAAGAATCCACAGTGAtcaaaagaacagagaaatagACTTAAGAAGAAAGGCAGTAGCTCAAGAACAAAACAGTGTTCTAAGTGACAGTGCTTTTTGGAATGAGTTTGAAGACCGCAACAGACATTACTTAATGTCCCACAAAGATGAAGACAggtaaaatttcatttttatatctgTTTTAGTATTGAATCTTCTGTGTAAATAATGTGCAAAACTGAACATTATGTTAGCCAACGAGACATAAAAACTTGAAGCATTTCAGAATATGATCAGATAACAAGGTGGcaacttttcctttcagttcttcttcactctcttgGTAAtgtaaaaagcttttccttaTGTCTGCAGTCAGAGCATCTTATCACTGAGGGatattatttgtttatttttatttcatttttactgaGCAGATGGAGGGTAAAGACTGAAAGCCTTGTTCAGCTTTGAAAGTTTCCTTCTAGGCTTATTcttcagggtttggttttttgcgACCAAATCTCAGTTTTTTGGATGGCAGCCTATTTATGCTCTTGTCTCCAGccttttgaaagaaattgttGTTCCTTGTAATATCTGAAGAATAACTTGATAGGGTTGCTTGTAATCccttttttaatggaaattctTCAGACTAATAGGTATTTCCAAAGTAACTATTAATTATTGCAGTTTTAGATTTACAAATTGCTTCAACCTTGACACAAGGAGTAGTATTCAGGTTCCTCCTGTTTTGAGCTCTTCACCTAAAAGACAGGATAATTTGGATAAACCTTACACGTTGATTAACTTCTATTCATAAAACGTCAGTTGAGAACTTTTCACTATGACTTGGAATTATATAACTGAGTTATTTGAGGGTAAAAACATTGCTAGCTTTCTGATCATTTATGGAACTTGCAGTAGTGTTTGTGATGGctttcttcctatttttcttccagtttgcTTTCATCTTGTTGATTCTGTTCCCACAGCATTCTTTACAAGACGTGTCTTCTGGATGTTGATGTGGCTCTTTTGTGCATGTGCTTGCCATTCATAAGCTAACCTGCTTAGTAGATTGTGTTTCCTGTGTTTTTGtagagagaaaaacataaaaattgaTTTGCTTAAAATCTTGTCCTTAAAATATTGCAGAGTTGCAAccatgaaagaataaaatgcattttaaaatgcgATAGTAGACAtaggggctttttttcttcaaggtgTAGGTatagggtcctgcacctgggtagGGATAACCCCCagtaccagcacaggctgggggctgacctactggagagcagctctgctgggaaggaCCTGGGTGTGCTGGTGGGTGACAAGTTGACCATGAGCCAGTTGTGTGTGCCCTGGGGGCCTGGAGAGACAGTGGGGTCCTGGGATGCATTGGGAagggtgtggccagcaggtcagggaggtgatcctgccgcACTTCTTGGCCCTAGTGAGGCACATCTGGGATATTGTGTTCATTTTTGGTCTCCACAGTTGAAGAAAGAtaaggagctcctggagagggtccagtggaggccacagagatgctgaggggtttggggcatctctcctatgaggagaggtgggagctgttcctggtcagtctggagaagagaagactgagaggggatctcattaatgcaaataaatatcTCCAAGGTGGATGCCAGAAGGATGGTGGCAGACTGTCTCTTCAGTGGTGCTCAATGACAGGAACAGGGAGCGATGGCATAAAcagaaacacaagaagttcTACCACAATAAGAACTTCAGATTGAggatggcagagcactggaacaggtagCCCAGGGAGGTCATAGAGTCTCGCTCTCTgaagacattccaaacccacctgggaCCGTTCCTCTGTCACCGGCTCCAGGTTGGATTGCAGGATGGCAGGGAgattggactggatgatcttcaaaggtccctcccagccctgacaattctgtgattcttagTAAAGGTACTTGCAAATGAATCCTTCACTTGTGAAGtttacttttcaaaaatttttgtttgtgcatAATCTTCTCCATttttgaaatgctgctgctaGAAGATTAAAGTACCATGAAGGAGGTGGAATGTGTTCTACAATTATAGCATTGGCTTCCATGATGCATAGTGATGGGTTATTGTAGCATGACAAAAAGAAGCATGGATTGATTATTTGAAATGTTCTTGATGATGACAATAACTGAACCAGTAAATGGGAGTCATATGTTTTTAACTTAGAATCCCCATAATTTATGTTCTAGAACCTCAAAAGTCTTATGTTTATGAAGTAAATTGTCGATGATTAGTCTGTACAAAGGAGTAATATGTTCCCTCTTGAAAGGTGAAGTTTTGCATAAAAAGTGGATTTGACATATGTGTCAAATGACATCCTTCAGCTCAATTTTAGCTTTTTCCCAACCCAGGGAGAAATCCACCTTTTGGTTGTTGCAGTGTGGGCCTCCAACCTCACATTTTTGCTTCAAGGAGGTGCACAGCTATTGTGGTGTTAGCATGTAGAAGGTGTATGGGAAGGAGAAAGTCTTGCATATTTGTTAGAAACATGTATGTTCTAAGTTGGAAGGGTGGTGGAATGTCTCAGGGCAGGCATGGAGGGAGGAGGATCATATCTGTTATCTCACTCTGTTTAATTTTGGTCTGTATGGCAGGTACAGGTTAGGAGGGGATTCAGCCAGGGGAGACACTATTGCCAGAAAATCAACGTGCAGAGGCTAAGTTTGTGTGCTATGCTTTTGGGAAGTGACAAGTCTGTAACTCTAACCATTAAGTAATGTTCTGCATCTCAGCTCTGCAGATTGAGCACAGTTAAATCTTGagttctgaaatatttaatgttctTCAGTTGTTTAGTATTAGTGGCTTTAGGCATATCCTTTTCTGGTTTGAATGAGTGTTTGTGTATAAACCTTAAAGAGAGCAAACTGGACTAAAACCAAAGGAGTATTATTTTAAGGTGTGTTGGAAGTCATTCTCGGATTGTAAAATAGAGACAACTAAAACAAGAAATTTGAGTATTTCAGGTAGTCCTAGAGTATCTAAGATAAAAttgtaaaatacatatttaaaaacttgatcaaacagcataaaaaacaaacaacattcCAAAGTGAACAAAACTCCCAACTCAAAAGCAAAGaaccaaacagaacaaaagGTTCAAAAATGTCAGTATTTAGGTTTAATTGGTGTAATATGAGATGCATTAGACTACCTGTCAGAATTTCTTAATAGATATGATTTCTAAATTAAAGTAATCCATTAAAATAGCCCAAAATTAGTGAATATGCTCATTTCCATGACTTTTTAGTCATCAAAATTGTGATAGAAGAATATATTCCTGCCTCAAAATGCTTATATATAATCTGTGTCTTGAACTTACTTATTCTTGTAAAACTTGCAGTGTATACTGTGCTGTTTTCCAAAAGCACTTAAAATTCATTAAATTGAAAGTTCTATTGACATGTATTCATAATATTCGATAAGGGAGGAAATTAGTGAGCTTGTAGGTGGGGAGGTAAGAATACACCTGAACATACTGGGTTTAGCAGATTTGAAAGTAATACTGTGGGTATTGTGGATTGCTTTATAAAATGAGCTCTCTTAAGCATGCTGGCTGTTTGCATATATGTTATCTCTAACTTTTTGAAGGGACATAGCTAGTTGACtatattttgaatttcagtAACTGTCACTGTAGTGAGTGAATCATCTAAGTGCCGTTACCAATGATAGCAGTAGTTCATCCTTCCTTAGACTGTGCTTATTTTGTTTAAGCTGCCCAAAGCTTATTTACTGCCCTTTTCTATGTGGTGGCTGAGCAAATTGTCTTTGAAAAACTCCCTGCCATTCATCTTGTTTGGGCTAGTGAATCAAATAGTTTGCAGTAAGTCATCCATTATATCTTTCTGTGTTAAAGAAGTTATTCTATATGGCTTATATGTCCTGAGAGCTTTTACTTTAGATTTGTTTGGCTGAGAGGTAAGGCTGACATTGATTATTATTTGTTAATCAAGCAGTGCCACTGCTGTTGTTTTTGTGATCTGGGAGAAAGATATGTGTAGAGAGTCTGGTTTATGTTCTTGAGTTGTTTCGTGTACTCTGGATGTGAGGCAAGGGAAGAACCGAATATTTTTGCAAAGTAGGATGGGCAGAATTCTTGAATTCTTTCTTAcagactgatttattttttttaatcaactcTACACTTGATTTGTAATGCATCTATAGATAGCACAAGATTCATGtctcttagaaaaaaaattgcctatATTGAGAGCAGTGTTGATAGAAAAGTAGAAAATGGCAgagtatttgtttgttttctttcccctaaAGCAGTGTTTAAATTCATACTCTGTTGCCTTGTTTAAATTGCAGCTCAGAGTGCAGTGATGGAGAATGGTCTGCGTCTGCACCTTCCTATTTTACTGCTATGGAAAAAGAGCAGTCCTCAAGTGATGAAAGCTGGGAGACTGTCCCATGCAGGGAGGAGCATGACCCTGaggtgcagaggagcagcagtggcGTGAAAGAGGAGAACATAGACTTCTGTTTCCAAGAAGGGTTTGCCTTTGTTTTATTGGCTAACTTTCTGTAGCTTTTGGCAGCAGTAGTAGGGTACTCACACAGCACTACACAGCATAACATCTATTCTAAAAGCAGTTACCAGCAATCATTTGCCTGCATCACAATAATCTGAGTAGTTGTATGTATTTCAAATCAGGGAAAATACGGCATTTCATGCAAACAGTTCTAGCtaatgaaaaattcagaaacagtGAGAGTGCATTGACAATGTAGTGTCAATATGGTTAATAGACTTAATATATTGACTTAAAAAAGCTAGTTTGGCAAGTTAGTTGTAAATATGTACATGTTACATAAACATCTCTTGATACTGGTTAGGACTCCTTGAAAAGAACTTGTTTATCTCTCTGCTTTATTGCTTCTCTATtccactgctgctcctcattTTC
This genomic stretch from Corvus hawaiiensis isolate bCorHaw1 chromosome Z, bCorHaw1.pri.cur, whole genome shotgun sequence harbors:
- the PJA2 gene encoding E3 ubiquitin-protein ligase Praja-2 isoform X2, with amino-acid sequence MGQGLGKTAWPKPAGAYQTVTSGRYGRRHSYVGFRPFLNNHDRDGHQQNEDCKQLEMEDVQKENTLSFSEGSSPLVQVSADLLDEPLSKDAGTREPVCQSASSLSSEVTASPCSVFCYGLEGNQISQDFMNPYEKSEDLAEYTSGGRNDLNAKNGIAFVNIDSYEPDSSDGEEEDAQYKCSWIREAAGLIQGRLDNILCQCEKEVESFSDLQSRLSAFDRSIYRENCEEAGPMPLACPNNRTLKSAEDEAIPKISLSGDSYETQQIKHIVDVGIGSSLPVAGVLNVSDGETDEENSPELVVRPKIRKQNTAKQLERENHLPSDDEEESDSWSRIGIADIQQCHPECPLRDGKEEMNSGLFFLSRIHSDQKNREIDLRRKAVAQEQNSVLSDSAFWNEFEDRNRHYLMSHKDEDSSECSDGEWSASAPSYFTAMEKEQSSSDESWETVPCREEHDPEVQRSSSGVKEENIDFCFQEGEQTFLEEGEIPWLRFRDDVESSSDEENDPISEFVHLGFFLLDGNNNLEDDSSVSEDLDVEWRLLDEFGDGLGLPQAVPYMEPQLLTFMALEEHLEAVEMLVLTTSKKTELQKQLTSSFAPKQEDLCREGKLIPSFFF
- the PJA2 gene encoding E3 ubiquitin-protein ligase Praja-2 isoform X1, which encodes MGQGLGKTAWPKPAGAYQTVTSGRYGRRHSYVGFRPFLNNHDRDGHQQNEDCKQLEMEDVQKENTLSFSEGSSPLVQVSADLLDEPLSKDAGTREPVCQSASSLSSEVTASPCSVFCYGLEGNQISQDFMNPYEKSEDLAEYTSGGRNDLNAKNGIAFVNIDSYEPDSSDGEEEDAQYKCSWIREAAGLIQGRLDNILCQCEKEVESFSDLQSRLSAFDRSIYRENCEEAGPMPLACPNNRTLKSAEDEAIPKISLSGDSYETQQIKHIVDVGIGSSLPVAGVLNVSDGETDEENSPELVVRPKIRKQNTAKQLERENHLPSDDEEESDSWSRIGIADIQQCHPECPLRDGKEEMNSGLFFLSRIHSDQKNREIDLRRKAVAQEQNSVLSDSAFWNEFEDRNRHYLMSHKDEDSSECSDGEWSASAPSYFTAMEKEQSSSDESWETVPCREEHDPEVQRSSSGVKEENIDFCFQEGEQTFLEEGEIPWLRFRDDVESSSDEENDPISEFVHLGFFLLDGNNNLEDDSSVSEDLDVEWRLLDEFGDGLGLPQAVPYMEPQLLTFMALEEHLEAVETALAQLESLTFDVEQTHPPATKETIDCLPQSIITGDYNGQGQCCTICCSEYIEGEIITELPCHHLFHKPCVTLWLQRSGTCPVCRHVLAPVHPEAAD